In Acidisarcina polymorpha, the DNA window CGGGTTGCGGTCGTCTGCCCAGGAATCTCATTCCCTTTTGACACAATTCTCAAGGTGGGCCTCCGCCCGTGGAGGCCCCGTTGAGAAACATCCTGCGGCGCACGAAGGGCACGGTCAGCGCAGTGTTGAGTCCAACCAGTCGGGACATTGGCTTCCTTCCGATATAACACTTGCCCAGAAATCGCATCTTAGAGGAGCAGGAGGCGGGACATGGCAAAACTAAGCACATCGAAGAAGAACGCCGAGCCAAAGGGCGAATTTGGGCTGCCAGAGGAACGCAAATATCCAATGCCGGACGCCGCTCATGCCAAAAATGCGAAAGCGCGAGCTTCGCAAGCGGAGAATGCGGGTAAGCTGAGTGCGGCTGACAAGAAAAAGGTCGACAGCAAGGCGGACAAAGTTCTCAAGAAGAAGTGAGATCGGCTCCTTTGTACTTGTTTACCCCGTTGGGAGTGAAATCCCTCTTTACTCGCACTGCGCGGACAGTGTTGCGCGGTAAATGGGGTTGAACGACCAGACCACCGAAGCAGATGACAACACTAGCGAAAAGTCGCAAACGTCTCGGTTACCCAACGCCCTCACGAAATTTGATCGCTTCCATTCGGCCATGCGGATTTTTTCCAACATCTATCGTGTCGAATCTGTCTTCGTTCCTAGATGAACAAGGAGAGCGTATGAGCAGTGCCGAAAACTGGGCTAGTGCGACAAATGTCATCGAAGAACACCGCGCCGAGGCGAACGGCCAAACAATCCATTACCTCAGGGCCGGAGTGGGACCGGCACTGGTGCTCGTGCACGGATATCCCGAGTCTTCTCTGACCTGGTACAGGATCATGTCGGAGCTTACGGTGAAATTTACTGTGATCGCACCGGACACCAGGGGAACCGGGCAGTCTTCCTTGGCCGACGGCTTCTCGATCGAAGACATGGCCGACGACATCTATGAACTCGTCAAGTCCCTTGGCTTTAAGGATGTCCGTCTCGTAGGCCATGACTTCGGCGTTCAAATCGTGAGCGCCTATGCGGCAAAGCACCGCGACGATGTGTCGGCACTGGTGGTCATCGAGTCGCCCCTCTCAGGGTTCGGCCTAGAGGAGCTGTTTGCCAGTTTCTGGCACTTCGGCTTCTTGGCATCACCCTTTGCGGAGTTGCTGATTACCGGCAAAGAGAAGGAGTTCTTCAGTGAATTCGCTTTTGGAGACTTCGTCTTCCGCAAAGAAGCCTTTCCGCAGGCGGACATCGATAGGTACATCGCTGACCAGACCCGTCCTGGTCGGCTCAAGGCAGGCTTTGCTTACTACCGCGCTCTGATCGCCGGCAGAGACTTCTTTAGCAAGACAGTGGCACCACCCTGGACCTTCCCGGTACTCGCCATCGACGGCGATCACTCCGTCAACGGACTCACCGCAAAGTCATTCGAACAAGTCGCACCGAAGCTGAGATCGGTCATCGCAGCCGACTGTGGCCACTTCGTGCAGGAGGAGCAGCCGGACTTCTTGGTAAAGACGCTCTTGGACTTCCTTCCC includes these proteins:
- a CDS encoding DUF6582 domain-containing protein; protein product: MAKLSTSKKNAEPKGEFGLPEERKYPMPDAAHAKNAKARASQAENAGKLSAADKKKVDSKADKVLKKK
- a CDS encoding alpha/beta fold hydrolase, producing the protein MSSAENWASATNVIEEHRAEANGQTIHYLRAGVGPALVLVHGYPESSLTWYRIMSELTVKFTVIAPDTRGTGQSSLADGFSIEDMADDIYELVKSLGFKDVRLVGHDFGVQIVSAYAAKHRDDVSALVVIESPLSGFGLEELFASFWHFGFLASPFAELLITGKEKEFFSEFAFGDFVFRKEAFPQADIDRYIADQTRPGRLKAGFAYYRALIAGRDFFSKTVAPPWTFPVLAIDGDHSVNGLTAKSFEQVAPKLRSVIAADCGHFVQEEQPDFLVKTLLDFLPTE